The following are encoded in a window of Natrononativus amylolyticus genomic DNA:
- a CDS encoding APC family permease: MADTTQSGLEKALGSKEMLILSFGAMIGWGWIILTGEWIVEGGPWGAITAFVAGGIVVGIVAVIYSELASSMPLVGGEHVYSLRALGPLGSFVCTWAIIFGYVTVAAFEAVALPSAMAFIVPGFNEFPLWSVAGEPVYATWIVVGVLGTVGMTYLNYVGIRIAAQFQIIMTVVIAFAGVVLIAGAITGGQPSPDSSFGAGTAGIFAVVLMTPFMFVGFDVIPQSAEEADVPARRLGLLILLSVAMAALFYMAVIWGSSRALPGAELVDSPLPAAEAMAALYDSQLVGQLMALAGIAGILTSWNAFIIGGSRALFAMAESGMLPKSLATVHPEYNTPSNAILLIGGLSVPAPLFGEQMLTWVVNAGGLGIVVAWFLVVVSFLVLRYREPEMNRPYEVPGGMLVGVVAFVLTAVFIFLYLPGGQSALLWPYEWAIVLLWCVLGPALYLLSGDTSVETSEELIAKLDALEDD, from the coding sequence ATGGCAGATACCACACAAAGCGGACTCGAGAAGGCACTGGGAAGCAAGGAGATGTTGATCCTGTCGTTCGGGGCAATGATCGGCTGGGGCTGGATCATCCTCACCGGCGAGTGGATCGTAGAGGGCGGCCCGTGGGGTGCGATCACCGCGTTCGTCGCCGGCGGTATCGTGGTCGGAATCGTGGCGGTGATCTACAGCGAACTCGCGTCGTCGATGCCGCTCGTCGGCGGCGAGCACGTCTACAGTTTGCGCGCACTCGGCCCGCTCGGCTCGTTCGTGTGTACCTGGGCGATCATCTTCGGCTACGTGACGGTGGCCGCCTTCGAGGCGGTTGCGCTCCCGTCTGCGATGGCGTTCATCGTTCCGGGGTTCAACGAGTTCCCGCTCTGGAGCGTCGCCGGGGAGCCGGTGTACGCGACCTGGATCGTCGTCGGCGTGCTGGGGACGGTCGGGATGACGTACCTCAACTACGTCGGCATCCGCATCGCCGCGCAGTTCCAGATCATCATGACGGTCGTGATCGCCTTCGCTGGCGTCGTGTTGATCGCCGGAGCGATCACCGGCGGACAGCCCTCTCCCGACAGCTCCTTCGGGGCGGGCACCGCCGGAATCTTCGCCGTCGTACTGATGACGCCGTTCATGTTCGTCGGCTTCGACGTCATCCCGCAGTCCGCAGAAGAGGCCGACGTCCCAGCGCGACGGCTGGGGCTGTTGATCCTGCTCTCGGTGGCCATGGCCGCGCTCTTCTACATGGCCGTCATCTGGGGCTCGAGTCGCGCGCTGCCGGGCGCAGAGCTCGTCGACAGCCCGCTCCCCGCCGCCGAGGCGATGGCCGCCCTTTACGACAGCCAGCTCGTCGGCCAGCTCATGGCACTCGCTGGCATTGCGGGGATTCTCACCAGCTGGAACGCGTTCATCATCGGGGGCAGTCGGGCGCTGTTCGCGATGGCAGAGTCCGGAATGCTGCCGAAGTCGCTGGCGACGGTCCACCCCGAGTACAACACGCCGAGCAACGCGATTCTGCTCATCGGCGGGCTGTCCGTGCCGGCGCCATTGTTCGGTGAGCAGATGCTCACGTGGGTCGTCAACGCCGGCGGACTCGGCATCGTCGTTGCCTGGTTCCTGGTAGTCGTCTCGTTCCTCGTGCTTCGCTACCGCGAACCCGAGATGAACCGACCGTACGAGGTTCCGGGCGGGATGCTCGTTGGGGTCGTCGCGTTCGTACTGACGGCGGTCTTCATCTTCCTCTACCTCCCGGGCGGCCAGTCCGCGCTGCTCTGGCCCTACGAGTGGGCGATCGTCCTCCTCTGGTGTGTGCTCGGCCCCGCCCTCTACTTGCTGTCGGGAGACACGTCGGTCGAGACCTCAGAGGAACTCATCGCGAAACTCGACGCGCTCGAGGACGACTAG
- a CDS encoding aspartate aminotransferase family protein, which translates to MERGQTPDATTRELLRRERRRYRERTPASASLASELREIVPAGVCSTYRAYEPYPIHAERAAGSRLVDADGTEYLDFALNNGTQLVGHAHPALADAVGEQLERGTLYTRPTDLLADAARPLIDRWEAIEQVRFTNSGTEAVMHSMRLARAYTGREKIVRMEGAYHGAHDTGLVSKMPPLERAGPAHDPRPVRESQGVPRSVPENALLAQYNDAESVERLLRDRAAEIAGILVEPACLNLGLVEPEGDFLYRLRELADEYNVLLLFDEVKTGVKLAPGGGAEYYGVRPDLVALAKAIGGGYPVGAFGGRREIMELIAADLERGTASGVAHYGTYNGNPLALRAVDVTLREILTEDAYDHVGTLAARLADGYRDVIDDAGLEGHVVTAGSQGMVYFTDERIRTFRDWGHVDEEFHETYWLGMVNRGVIPHPHDASQQWTVSVQHTAGDVDEHVEAFADLASDLAAVQG; encoded by the coding sequence ATGGAACGCGGCCAAACACCCGACGCGACGACGCGAGAATTGCTACGGCGCGAGCGCCGCCGGTACCGGGAACGGACGCCGGCGTCGGCGTCGCTGGCGAGCGAGTTACGGGAGATCGTTCCCGCCGGCGTCTGCAGCACCTATCGGGCGTACGAACCGTACCCGATTCACGCCGAGCGGGCGGCCGGTTCGCGGCTCGTCGACGCCGACGGAACCGAGTACCTCGATTTCGCCCTGAACAACGGCACGCAACTGGTCGGTCACGCACACCCGGCGCTCGCCGACGCCGTCGGCGAACAGCTCGAGCGAGGCACCCTCTACACCCGACCGACCGACCTCCTCGCGGACGCGGCCCGCCCGCTGATCGACCGGTGGGAGGCGATCGAACAGGTCCGGTTTACGAACAGCGGAACCGAGGCGGTGATGCACTCGATGCGCCTCGCGCGGGCGTACACCGGCCGCGAGAAGATCGTCAGAATGGAGGGCGCCTACCACGGCGCCCACGATACCGGGCTGGTGAGCAAGATGCCGCCCCTCGAGCGGGCGGGACCGGCACACGACCCGCGTCCGGTCCGGGAATCCCAGGGAGTTCCGCGATCGGTTCCCGAGAACGCCCTGCTCGCCCAGTACAACGACGCCGAGAGCGTCGAACGGTTGCTTCGCGACCGCGCCGCCGAGATCGCCGGGATTCTCGTCGAGCCCGCCTGCCTCAACCTCGGGCTGGTCGAACCGGAAGGTGACTTCCTGTATCGGCTCCGCGAACTCGCCGACGAGTACAACGTCCTGTTGCTCTTCGACGAGGTGAAGACGGGCGTGAAACTCGCACCCGGCGGCGGCGCGGAGTACTACGGCGTGCGGCCGGATCTCGTCGCCCTGGCGAAGGCCATCGGCGGCGGCTACCCCGTCGGCGCCTTCGGGGGCCGTCGGGAGATCATGGAGCTGATCGCCGCCGACCTCGAGCGCGGGACGGCGAGCGGCGTCGCCCACTACGGGACGTACAACGGGAATCCGCTGGCCCTGCGAGCGGTCGACGTAACGCTTCGCGAGATTCTCACCGAGGACGCCTACGATCACGTCGGGACGCTGGCCGCCCGACTCGCCGACGGCTACCGCGACGTGATCGACGACGCGGGACTCGAGGGACACGTCGTGACGGCGGGATCGCAGGGAATGGTGTACTTCACGGACGAACGCATCCGGACGTTCCGCGACTGGGGCCACGTCGACGAGGAGTTCCACGAGACCTACTGGCTCGGGATGGTGAACCGCGGGGTCATCCCCCATCCGCACGACGCCTCCCAGCAGTGGACGGTCAGCGTCCAGCACACCGCCGGAGACGTCGACGAGCACGTCGAAGCGTTCGCCGACCTCGCATCCGATCTGGCGGCTGTTCAGGGGTGA
- a CDS encoding NrpR regulatory domain-containing protein: protein MTRDQRTYDTLRLLAEHEPVGSVHLTKRLKERGYSITERAVRMTLADLDEDGLTKKVGGKGRRLTDDGRAELERGGVRGRIEQVRERLAELTSRVTYAPETDSGDVVVGTVTVSASARTRVEEILRRIDESPLGPVPASIEPIDRGGDDRLEIAAASSVTIDGVLLAGGIETALDTTGIVEYHPTSESVPYDDPEPTAHGGAIRRYTDVIGDERATLDMVSLLIEARRTAVGRALEGETGLLVADNREFPLSRFEEAHELAVGTRDRLGGVIDLRRPRESGPFPWGQPGWSFASLTCAGSAELVTSRLVEADLAVDWTTLADVRSRSTLAPVEET from the coding sequence ATGACGCGCGATCAACGAACCTACGACACGCTCCGGCTGCTCGCCGAACACGAGCCGGTCGGCAGCGTCCACCTCACGAAGCGACTCAAGGAGCGCGGCTACTCGATCACCGAGCGGGCGGTTCGGATGACCCTCGCCGATCTCGACGAGGACGGACTCACCAAGAAGGTGGGTGGGAAGGGGCGACGACTGACCGACGACGGGCGCGCGGAACTCGAGCGCGGCGGCGTTCGCGGTCGAATCGAGCAGGTGCGAGAACGCCTGGCGGAGCTGACGAGCCGCGTCACCTACGCGCCGGAGACCGACAGCGGCGACGTCGTCGTCGGCACCGTCACGGTCTCCGCAAGCGCCCGGACGCGCGTCGAGGAGATCCTTCGTCGCATCGACGAGTCGCCGCTCGGTCCGGTCCCCGCGTCGATCGAACCGATAGACCGGGGTGGTGACGACCGCCTCGAGATCGCGGCCGCCTCGAGCGTCACGATCGACGGCGTGCTGTTGGCAGGCGGGATCGAAACCGCGCTCGATACGACGGGAATCGTCGAGTACCATCCCACGTCCGAATCGGTGCCGTACGACGACCCGGAGCCGACCGCACACGGCGGCGCGATCCGGCGGTACACGGACGTCATCGGGGACGAGCGGGCGACCCTCGACATGGTGTCGTTGCTGATCGAAGCGCGACGAACCGCCGTCGGGCGGGCGCTCGAGGGCGAGACGGGCTTGCTAGTCGCCGACAACAGGGAGTTTCCGCTCTCCCGGTTCGAGGAGGCACACGAGCTCGCGGTCGGGACGCGCGACCGCCTCGGCGGGGTCATCGACCTGCGTCGGCCGCGCGAGTCGGGACCGTTCCCGTGGGGACAGCCCGGCTGGTCGTTCGCCTCGCTGACCTGTGCCGGTTCGGCAGAGCTCGTCACCTCGCGGCTCGTCGAAGCCGATCTCGCAGTCGACTGGACGACGCTCGCGGACGTGCGCAGCCGGTCGACGCTCGCCCCCGTCGAGGAGACCTGA
- a CDS encoding ABC transporter substrate-binding protein, with protein MPGQHTHGRRTFLRTSVATGGAVALGGLAGCTDILGDETLTVAVYGGVFQEVMDEHLFEPFNEEADFEAESQEQPTAEEALSQYESAVGADEAPVDVAIMSTVGVLRGLNSDLWHLWDDPDEFENLEYISDDLIEERDGGIASVGALSWYINLVQNTEVFEEPIDSWEALWDEQYEDQLGLLGLASNSFLLDITAEVYFDGQSTLEDRDSVEEVFEELEGVTDQVNFWYENEAEFQQRLRDAEVPAGMLYSDITNVMQDDGAPVESNFVEEGSVLDSGSWVVLTTSDLEDEARQFIDYACRPEVQDTLAENLYTAPVIDIEHSELDDETYEAVAGPGPEEAIVPYYDLYLEEEEWVNERWEEFIIG; from the coding sequence ATGCCAGGGCAACATACGCACGGGAGGCGCACCTTCCTTCGAACGTCGGTTGCAACCGGGGGCGCCGTGGCACTCGGGGGGCTGGCGGGGTGTACGGACATCCTCGGCGACGAGACGCTGACGGTCGCCGTATACGGCGGGGTGTTCCAGGAGGTAATGGACGAGCACCTGTTCGAACCGTTCAACGAGGAGGCCGACTTCGAGGCCGAATCCCAGGAGCAGCCGACGGCCGAGGAGGCGCTCTCACAGTACGAGAGCGCCGTCGGCGCCGACGAAGCGCCGGTCGACGTCGCGATCATGTCGACCGTCGGCGTGCTTCGCGGGCTGAACTCGGACCTCTGGCACCTCTGGGACGACCCGGACGAGTTCGAGAACCTCGAGTACATCAGCGACGACCTGATCGAAGAGCGCGACGGCGGCATCGCCAGCGTCGGCGCGCTCTCGTGGTACATCAACCTCGTCCAGAACACCGAGGTGTTCGAGGAGCCGATCGACAGCTGGGAGGCGCTGTGGGACGAGCAGTACGAAGACCAGCTCGGGCTGCTCGGTCTCGCGTCGAACTCCTTCCTGCTCGACATCACCGCCGAGGTGTACTTCGACGGGCAGTCGACGCTCGAGGACCGCGACAGCGTCGAGGAGGTCTTCGAGGAACTCGAGGGCGTGACCGACCAGGTCAACTTCTGGTACGAGAACGAAGCCGAGTTCCAGCAGCGACTGCGCGACGCCGAGGTGCCCGCAGGGATGCTGTACAGTGACATTACGAACGTGATGCAAGACGACGGCGCGCCGGTCGAGTCGAACTTCGTCGAGGAGGGGTCGGTGCTCGACTCCGGCTCGTGGGTCGTCCTCACGACCTCCGACCTCGAGGACGAGGCCCGGCAGTTCATCGACTACGCGTGCCGTCCGGAGGTTCAGGACACGCTCGCGGAGAACCTCTACACCGCGCCGGTGATCGACATCGAACACTCCGAACTCGACGACGAGACCTACGAGGCCGTCGCCGGTCCCGGACCGGAGGAGGCGATCGTGCCGTACTACGACCTCTACCTCGAGGAGGAGGAGTGGGTCAACGAGCGCTGGGAAGAGTTCATCATCGGCTGA
- a CDS encoding ABC transporter ATP-binding protein, whose protein sequence is MSGISLSGVTKRYPGGVLAVKGVDIDVESGEFVTLVGPSGCGKTTTLRTIAGFERPTEGTISIGGVDVTDAPPYERNTGMVFQDFALFPHMTVYENVAYGMEVDGEYTDEEIDARVAEMLELVELPNVADRTPDQLSGGQQQRIALARALAPEPDALLLDEPLASLDKKLREQMQVELRRIQREVGITTVFVTHNQEEALTMSDRLAVMNDGRFEQVGPPEEVYNEPKTRFVADFLGTANLFDGTVASVENGYATVDCGDLTIRARNDGATAGETVTAVVRPERFAIDAASADGAGAAAAENVFEGTVQFKRHLGSSVEYRLETADGRELVVVRRSGTDERTAGDRVSVSVGADDCRIVEA, encoded by the coding sequence ATGAGCGGCATCTCACTCTCCGGCGTCACGAAACGGTATCCCGGCGGCGTGCTCGCGGTCAAGGGCGTCGACATCGACGTCGAGAGCGGCGAGTTCGTCACGCTGGTCGGCCCCTCCGGCTGTGGCAAGACGACGACGCTGCGAACGATCGCCGGCTTCGAGCGACCCACCGAGGGAACGATTTCGATCGGCGGCGTCGACGTCACCGACGCGCCGCCGTACGAGCGCAACACCGGAATGGTGTTTCAGGACTTCGCGCTCTTTCCCCACATGACCGTCTACGAGAACGTCGCCTACGGGATGGAAGTCGACGGCGAGTACACCGACGAGGAGATCGACGCCAGAGTTGCCGAGATGCTCGAACTCGTCGAGCTACCGAACGTCGCCGATCGGACCCCGGATCAGCTCTCCGGCGGCCAGCAACAGCGGATCGCGCTCGCTCGAGCGCTCGCGCCCGAGCCCGATGCGCTGTTGCTCGACGAACCGCTGGCGAGTCTCGACAAGAAGCTCCGCGAGCAGATGCAAGTCGAGTTGCGCCGGATCCAGCGAGAGGTCGGGATCACCACCGTCTTCGTCACGCACAACCAGGAGGAGGCGCTGACGATGTCCGACCGCCTCGCGGTGATGAACGACGGCCGGTTCGAGCAGGTCGGCCCCCCGGAGGAGGTGTACAACGAACCGAAGACGCGGTTCGTCGCGGACTTCCTCGGAACGGCGAACCTCTTCGACGGCACCGTCGCCAGCGTCGAGAACGGCTACGCGACCGTCGACTGCGGGGACCTGACGATCCGGGCCCGAAACGACGGCGCGACCGCCGGCGAGACCGTAACGGCCGTCGTCCGGCCGGAGCGGTTCGCCATCGACGCGGCGAGCGCGGACGGTGCGGGAGCGGCGGCCGCGGAAAACGTCTTCGAGGGAACGGTCCAGTTCAAACGACACCTCGGCAGCAGCGTCGAGTACCGCCTCGAGACCGCCGACGGTCGCGAACTGGTCGTCGTCAGACGGAGCGGGACGGACGAGCGAACCGCCGGCGACCGGGTATCCGTCAGCGTCGGCGCCGACGACTGCCGGATCGTGGAGGCGTAG
- a CDS encoding ABC transporter permease subunit: MGAESSTDGAETGESGRAGVRANARWYALSYPLFWLVAIFLVPLALLVVFSFYVNIPGGSYRPGFTLDNYARFLSVNLSAGWPPIETNLYLRQLWLTIEISLVTAAVSLLLGYPIAYYLVRMERPWLRSALLITIISSLWVTYVIRAYAWQVILASGGILSSIGVATGLLAEPRSFYPGYWGLVVGMVYVFLPFMILTLYSSIRNIDGELLEASKNLGAGPTTTFRRVTLPLSKNGIVSGLALVFILALGAYVMPRLLGSSAERTLPVLIEAQIMGEQNYPFGAAMSIGLIVVVLAFLWVMVRFTNLTTASLGGNEVAEADGGRPDPAAYESSGAGSTVRDGLRSAAAAVGITRLTRSVGRRVDAAVTRVDARTRERVIWTASRLYVGAAMTFIAAPLAIIIAVSVTPEQFLTFPPGGFSMQWYVEFFTDSTWVLALLNSLGIAAAVALLSTTIGGTLAFALDRYEYRWRTVFGTFGILPILVPPVIVGVAFLIFFLELGFAGTRTSIIIAHGIFYAPFPFILISQGLDELDRVYEEAAMNLGASPMRTVRTVTYPLLRANVVSGALFAFILSLNEYIIAWLLSLFLVDTIPIQLFNSLRYGYSPTIAAASVVFIALTVVVMVAIDRLSGGIWE; the protein is encoded by the coding sequence ATGGGGGCGGAATCGTCGACCGACGGAGCCGAGACCGGCGAGAGCGGGCGAGCCGGCGTGCGTGCCAACGCCCGGTGGTACGCGCTCTCCTACCCGCTGTTCTGGCTCGTCGCGATCTTCCTCGTTCCGCTCGCGCTGCTCGTCGTGTTCAGCTTTTACGTGAACATCCCCGGCGGCTCCTACCGGCCGGGCTTTACGCTCGACAACTACGCGCGGTTTCTCTCGGTGAACCTCTCGGCCGGCTGGCCGCCGATCGAGACGAACCTCTATCTCAGACAGCTGTGGCTGACGATCGAGATCTCGCTCGTCACCGCCGCCGTCTCCCTGCTGCTCGGCTACCCGATCGCGTACTACCTCGTGCGGATGGAGCGGCCGTGGCTCAGGAGCGCGCTGTTGATAACGATCATCTCCTCGCTGTGGGTCACCTACGTGATCCGCGCGTACGCCTGGCAGGTCATCCTGGCCTCCGGCGGCATCCTGAGTTCGATCGGCGTCGCCACCGGGCTCCTCGCCGAACCCCGGTCCTTTTACCCCGGTTACTGGGGGCTCGTCGTCGGCATGGTGTACGTCTTCCTCCCGTTCATGATCCTCACGCTGTACAGCAGCATCCGGAACATCGACGGCGAACTCCTCGAGGCGTCGAAGAACCTTGGAGCCGGCCCGACGACGACGTTCCGACGGGTGACGCTGCCGCTCTCGAAAAACGGCATCGTCAGCGGGCTCGCGCTGGTGTTCATCCTCGCACTCGGCGCGTACGTCATGCCGCGGCTGCTCGGGAGTTCCGCCGAGCGAACCCTCCCCGTGCTGATCGAAGCCCAGATCATGGGCGAACAGAACTATCCGTTCGGCGCGGCGATGAGCATCGGGCTGATCGTCGTCGTCCTGGCGTTCCTCTGGGTAATGGTCCGGTTTACGAACCTGACCACCGCCAGCCTCGGCGGCAACGAGGTGGCGGAGGCCGACGGCGGCCGGCCGGATCCGGCCGCCTACGAATCGTCCGGTGCCGGGTCGACCGTCCGTGATGGCCTCCGATCGGCCGCCGCCGCCGTCGGTATCACCCGGCTCACCCGATCCGTCGGCCGCCGCGTCGACGCCGCCGTCACACGGGTCGACGCCCGGACGCGCGAGCGCGTGATCTGGACCGCGAGTCGCCTGTACGTCGGGGCGGCGATGACGTTCATCGCGGCACCGCTCGCGATCATCATCGCGGTGTCGGTCACGCCGGAGCAGTTCCTCACGTTCCCGCCGGGCGGCTTCTCGATGCAGTGGTACGTCGAGTTCTTCACCGATTCGACGTGGGTGCTCGCCCTGCTCAACAGCCTCGGCATCGCCGCCGCGGTTGCACTCTTGAGTACCACGATCGGCGGCACGCTGGCGTTCGCGCTGGATCGGTACGAGTACAGGTGGCGCACCGTCTTCGGCACCTTCGGCATCCTCCCGATCCTCGTCCCGCCGGTGATCGTCGGCGTGGCGTTTCTCATCTTCTTCCTCGAGCTCGGCTTCGCGGGCACCCGGACGAGCATCATCATCGCACACGGGATCTTCTACGCGCCGTTCCCGTTCATTTTGATCTCTCAGGGACTCGACGAGCTCGACCGGGTCTACGAGGAGGCGGCGATGAACCTTGGCGCCTCGCCGATGCGAACCGTCCGGACGGTGACCTACCCGCTGTTGCGGGCGAACGTGGTCTCGGGGGCACTGTTCGCGTTCATCCTCTCGCTCAACGAGTACATCATCGCCTGGCTGCTGTCGCTGTTCCTCGTCGACACCATCCCGATCCAGCTGTTCAACTCGCTTCGGTACGGCTACTCGCCGACGATCGCGGCCGCGAGCGTCGTCTTCATCGCCCTCACGGTCGTCGTGATGGTCGCGATCGACCGCCTCTCCGGGGGGATCTGGGAGTGA
- a CDS encoding nitrilase family protein: MTEAAEITVAVAQTVPEFGAVERNRARTVELVREHGDASLVVLPELATTGYVFESRAELESVAEPRDGETAQAWARVAAETDTWLVGGFAEVAGERLYNSALVVSPDGVEDCYRKLHLWNEEKWWFEPGDAVSAIDTPFGRLGVQICNDLWFSELTVAQARDGVDLVAVPTNWVPGATDGERPAGWTMGVHQTVAHANENRVFFACADRAGTERGLSFEGQSVIVGPDGVPVAGPAPVTGEHVLEVTCNLERARRKELSPRDDALADRRPDVYDVD, from the coding sequence GTGACCGAAGCGGCCGAGATCACGGTCGCCGTCGCACAGACGGTCCCCGAGTTCGGCGCCGTCGAGCGCAACCGCGCGCGGACGGTCGAACTCGTCCGCGAGCACGGTGACGCCTCGCTCGTCGTCCTGCCGGAGCTGGCGACGACCGGCTACGTCTTCGAATCGCGGGCCGAGCTCGAGTCGGTGGCCGAACCGCGCGACGGCGAGACGGCCCAGGCGTGGGCCCGCGTCGCCGCCGAAACCGACACGTGGCTCGTCGGCGGCTTCGCCGAGGTAGCCGGCGAGCGCCTCTACAACAGCGCGCTCGTCGTCTCGCCCGACGGCGTCGAGGACTGTTACCGGAAGCTCCACCTCTGGAACGAGGAGAAGTGGTGGTTCGAACCGGGCGACGCGGTGTCGGCGATCGACACCCCGTTCGGTCGCCTCGGCGTCCAGATCTGTAACGACCTGTGGTTCTCCGAACTCACCGTCGCCCAGGCCCGCGACGGGGTCGACCTCGTCGCGGTGCCGACGAACTGGGTGCCGGGCGCGACCGACGGGGAACGGCCGGCCGGCTGGACGATGGGCGTCCACCAGACCGTCGCCCACGCGAATGAGAACCGGGTCTTCTTCGCGTGTGCGGACCGCGCCGGCACCGAACGCGGCCTCTCCTTCGAGGGCCAGAGCGTCATCGTCGGTCCGGACGGCGTCCCGGTCGCCGGACCGGCGCCGGTGACGGGCGAACACGTCCTCGAGGTGACCTGCAACCTCGAGCGGGCGCGGCGAAAGGAGCTGTCGCCGCGCGACGATGCGCTCGCGGATCGTCGGCCGGACGTCTACGACGTCGATTAG
- a CDS encoding NrpR regulatory domain-containing protein — protein sequence MAPDLDRRTYDLLRLVDQHGPIGSIHLFELMQLHGYDIKDRTIRLLLSELDSLELTEKVPGQGRRLTAKGRAELEKGDVNTRLEQLRARIATLSSHVSYDPIDDSGVLVASAAFLSEADAEAALELIDRLETLPLGPLPVALEPSEEHEPGDLRLVTASSITLDGVLLAHGVDASISNSGVLEYEPTEDESDDAPLTFGGRILRYTDVINGEGSSIDVVSLLIEAGRSDVRSVIETGGRGLLVGDSREFPITRFEEARDLAVATRRSLGGALEFRRPREQDHLPGGTATWAFGSITYVGPGELLLTALSEYGLAADWETLYGTVERATLEPVRAARPEPTLDD from the coding sequence ATGGCGCCGGACCTCGACAGACGAACGTACGATCTCCTTCGCCTCGTCGACCAGCACGGGCCGATCGGCAGCATTCACCTCTTCGAGCTGATGCAGTTACACGGCTACGACATCAAAGATCGAACCATCAGACTGTTGCTCTCGGAGCTCGACTCGCTCGAGCTAACTGAGAAAGTTCCCGGCCAGGGGCGTCGCCTGACCGCGAAGGGGCGAGCGGAACTCGAGAAGGGCGACGTCAACACCCGGCTCGAACAGCTCCGCGCCAGGATCGCCACGCTCTCGAGTCACGTCAGCTACGATCCGATCGACGACAGCGGCGTTCTCGTCGCCTCCGCGGCGTTTCTCTCGGAGGCCGACGCCGAGGCGGCGCTCGAGCTTATCGATCGCCTCGAGACGCTCCCGCTCGGCCCGCTGCCAGTCGCACTCGAGCCCAGCGAGGAGCACGAGCCGGGCGATCTCAGGCTGGTGACGGCCTCGAGCATCACGCTCGACGGCGTGTTGCTCGCCCACGGCGTCGACGCGAGCATCTCGAACTCCGGCGTCCTCGAGTACGAACCGACCGAGGACGAGTCGGACGACGCCCCCCTCACCTTCGGCGGGCGCATTCTGCGCTACACCGACGTGATCAACGGTGAGGGCTCCTCGATCGACGTCGTCTCGCTGCTCATCGAGGCCGGCCGAAGCGACGTCAGGAGCGTCATCGAAACCGGCGGACGCGGCCTCCTCGTCGGCGACAGTCGGGAGTTCCCGATCACCCGCTTCGAGGAGGCTCGCGACCTCGCGGTCGCGACCCGGCGCTCGCTCGGCGGCGCACTCGAGTTTCGGCGCCCGCGAGAACAGGACCACCTCCCCGGCGGCACCGCGACGTGGGCGTTCGGTTCGATCACGTACGTCGGCCCCGGCGAACTCCTGTTGACGGCGCTCAGCGAGTACGGACTGGCCGCCGACTGGGAGACGCTGTACGGAACGGTCGAGCGGGCGACACTCGAGCCGGTCCGAGCGGCGCGCCCGGAGCCTACCCTCGACGACTAA
- a CDS encoding agmatinase family protein — MSDPTPAAAFRESVPGASVELAYAGLKTFLKGESRAIDDVSDVDAAALGIPYDGAVSNRPGTRYGPEAIRRASGWWAYLSDYKGGLTNMQTGKQVNFDDLTVADCGDVPVFPMDSETTAESITAHVATVAEQTFPVLLGGDHYCTFPAVRGFAEGAGHDRVGFVQIDAHTDTVSESPIFGTDFHGSSTALIADSPHTEYGDVSQVAIRGYEAPEFFEFADETGLNLYTMRDVDERGIVSVVEDAVAAAAADTDAVYVSFDIDAVDPSVAPGTGTPVPGGLSAHQALETMAVLGGSDAVGAVDLMEVAPRYDATEGTERLAAYLLVTLLERQFAERST, encoded by the coding sequence ATGAGTGACCCGACGCCCGCGGCTGCGTTCCGCGAGTCGGTCCCGGGCGCGTCGGTCGAACTCGCCTACGCCGGGCTCAAGACGTTTCTCAAGGGCGAGTCTCGAGCGATCGACGACGTTTCGGACGTCGACGCCGCCGCCCTCGGGATTCCCTACGACGGGGCGGTGTCGAACCGGCCGGGAACCCGCTACGGCCCCGAGGCGATCCGCCGGGCGAGCGGCTGGTGGGCGTACCTCTCGGATTACAAGGGCGGGCTGACGAACATGCAGACCGGCAAGCAGGTGAACTTCGACGATCTCACCGTGGCCGACTGCGGCGACGTCCCCGTCTTCCCGATGGACAGCGAGACGACCGCCGAGAGCATCACGGCCCACGTCGCGACGGTCGCCGAGCAGACGTTCCCGGTCCTCCTCGGGGGCGACCACTACTGTACGTTCCCCGCGGTCCGCGGCTTCGCCGAGGGGGCGGGCCACGACCGGGTGGGCTTCGTCCAGATCGACGCCCACACCGACACCGTCTCCGAGAGTCCGATCTTCGGCACCGACTTCCACGGCTCGAGTACGGCCCTGATCGCGGACTCACCGCACACCGAGTACGGCGACGTGAGTCAGGTCGCGATCCGGGGCTACGAGGCACCCGAGTTCTTCGAGTTCGCCGACGAGACGGGGCTCAACCTCTACACCATGCGCGACGTCGACGAGCGAGGGATCGTCTCCGTCGTCGAGGACGCCGTCGCGGCGGCCGCGGCGGACACCGACGCCGTCTACGTGAGCTTCGACATCGACGCCGTCGACCCGAGCGTCGCCCCCGGCACCGGAACGCCCGTCCCCGGCGGGCTCAGCGCCCACCAGGCGCTCGAGACGATGGCCGTCCTGGGCGGCTCCGACGCGGTCGGCGCGGTCGACCTGATGGAGGTCGCCCCCCGCTACGACGCGACGGAGGGGACCGAGCGACTCGCGGCGTACCTCCTCGTGACGCTGCTCGAGCGACAGTTCGCGGAACGATCGACGTGA